A genomic region of Hyalangium gracile contains the following coding sequences:
- a CDS encoding class I SAM-dependent methyltransferase, whose amino-acid sequence MANEQSDPWGQHAATYARFGSPFTGYIGQSLFLSVAGRLPREARILEIACGTGDLARAAVLHCLEERRTTGRCGSVVATDFSPGMVELAKRTLAAFGVPDVARCEVQDGQALGFDADSFDAVFSAFGIFLFPDRAAGWREAARVLRPGGLFATAVWRGPEDNALARLQMAPVMSALPERVRASLPRPPWLDIASAEGLTKEVRAAGFVAPEVSVFNAVLTAPTPRAMWDMMRDNPVSRLMLSACSHEELAAVERSVLSTFEEMAGGTDRPVRFDASCHFLIARRA is encoded by the coding sequence ATGGCCAACGAGCAATCCGACCCTTGGGGACAGCACGCCGCGACGTACGCCCGGTTCGGCTCCCCATTCACCGGGTACATCGGGCAGTCGCTGTTCCTCTCGGTCGCGGGGCGGCTGCCGCGCGAAGCGCGCATCCTCGAGATTGCGTGTGGCACCGGTGATCTCGCGCGCGCCGCGGTCCTGCACTGCCTCGAGGAGCGGCGCACCACGGGCAGGTGTGGCAGCGTCGTCGCCACGGACTTCTCGCCTGGGATGGTGGAGCTCGCGAAGAGGACCCTCGCTGCCTTCGGCGTACCCGACGTCGCTCGATGCGAGGTTCAGGACGGGCAGGCGCTCGGTTTCGACGCGGACAGCTTCGACGCGGTGTTCTCGGCGTTCGGCATCTTCCTCTTCCCGGATCGAGCCGCGGGCTGGCGCGAGGCGGCGCGCGTGCTGCGTCCGGGCGGGCTGTTCGCGACGGCGGTGTGGCGAGGGCCGGAAGACAACGCCCTGGCGCGGCTCCAGATGGCTCCGGTCATGTCGGCCCTGCCGGAGCGGGTTCGCGCCTCGCTGCCGCGCCCGCCCTGGCTCGACATCGCCTCGGCCGAGGGGCTCACGAAGGAGGTCCGCGCCGCCGGGTTCGTGGCACCGGAGGTCTCGGTGTTCAACGCGGTCCTGACGGCGCCAACCCCCCGCGCGATGTGGGACATGATGCGAGACAACCCCGTCTCGCGGTTGATGCTCTCGGCGTGCTCCCACGAGGAGCTCGCTGCCGTCGAGAGGTCGGTGCTCTCGACCTTCGAGGAGATGGCGGGGGGGACGGACCGGCCGGTGCGGTTCGATGCATCCTGCCACTTCCTCATCGCGCGCCGCGCATGA
- a CDS encoding ATP-binding cassette domain-containing protein — translation MAAEASLVLIRDLVVRYGERAVLNQLSLTVGAGEVYALPGGNGAGKSTTL, via the coding sequence ATGGCCGCGGAAGCATCGCTCGTACTCATCCGGGATCTGGTCGTGCGCTATGGCGAGCGGGCGGTGCTGAACCAGCTCTCGCTGACGGTCGGCGCCGGCGAGGTCTACGCCCTGCCTGGCGGAAATGGAGCGGGCAAGTCGACGACCTTGTAG
- the rpsN gene encoding 30S ribosomal protein S14, whose product MAKKSKIAKNEQRKKMVVKYAARRAALKEAIRTATTFEERMAAQSALAKLPRDSNPIRVTLRCAITGRPRGNLRKFRMSRIAFREKALAGHLTGVTKSSW is encoded by the coding sequence GTGGCGAAGAAGAGCAAGATCGCGAAGAACGAGCAGCGCAAGAAGATGGTGGTGAAGTATGCGGCGCGGCGAGCGGCGCTGAAGGAGGCCATCCGCACCGCGACGACCTTCGAGGAACGCATGGCGGCGCAGAGCGCGCTGGCAAAGCTACCGCGTGACTCCAACCCGATCCGGGTCACCCTCCGTTGCGCGATCACCGGCCGCCCGCGCGGAAACCTGCGCAAGTTCAGGATGTCGCGCATCGCCTTCCGGGAGAAGGCGCTGGCGGGCCACCTGACCGGCGTCACCAAGTCCAGCTGGTGA
- a CDS encoding DUF1826 domain-containing protein encodes MQTALREARAVGAWRSSHLFVSEPADLTEIYREGINLCVWRRSLEPTLGQWLNGICAEHLLRVATRMDAQCVDLRPALAELPDTREREEWLDELHGVVRLYADLFEARWLGVRLTTLDREMCPRFHVDRVGVRLLCTYAGPATEWLENGDVVRGGLGPTGEVLRPGGRPRALEPFDVALLKGEAWPGNAGNGVVHRSPAVPHGQRRIMLSIDAVD; translated from the coding sequence ATGCAAACCGCACTTCGCGAAGCGCGCGCGGTGGGGGCCTGGCGAAGCTCTCATCTCTTCGTCTCCGAGCCCGCGGACCTCACGGAGATCTACCGGGAGGGAATCAATCTCTGCGTGTGGCGTCGCAGCCTGGAGCCCACCCTGGGCCAGTGGCTGAACGGCATTTGTGCCGAGCACCTGCTACGGGTGGCCACGCGGATGGACGCGCAGTGTGTGGACCTGCGCCCCGCGCTGGCGGAGCTGCCCGACACACGCGAGCGTGAAGAGTGGCTCGACGAGCTGCACGGCGTGGTGCGGCTCTATGCGGATCTCTTCGAAGCCAGGTGGCTGGGGGTGCGGCTCACCACGCTCGACCGGGAGATGTGCCCGCGCTTCCACGTGGATCGGGTCGGCGTCCGGCTGCTGTGCACCTACGCGGGCCCCGCCACCGAGTGGCTGGAGAACGGCGATGTGGTGCGTGGGGGCCTGGGCCCTACAGGGGAGGTGCTGCGCCCGGGAGGTCGCCCGCGGGCACTGGAGCCGTTCGACGTGGCCCTGCTCAAGGGAGAGGCGTGGCCTGGAAATGCCGGCAACGGTGTCGTCCATCGCTCACCGGCCGTTCCCCACGGGCAGCGTCGCATCATGCTCTCGATTGACGCCGTCGACTGA
- the zigA gene encoding zinc metallochaperone GTPase ZigA yields the protein MSAPLPDKRLPTTVLSGFLGAGKTTLLNHLLNNREGRRVAVIVNDMSEVNIDARLIQGGASLSRVDEKLVELSNGCICCTLREDLLQEVGRLAREGRFDYLIIESTGISEPLPVAETFTFADEAGRSLSDVARLDTMVTVVDAFNFLKDWEGADGLAERGLAAAEEDERTVVDLLVEQVEFADVLVLNKTDLVSPEELARLQGVLRKLNPEARLVLAERGRVPLSEVLDTRRFDFERARRAPGWLKELRGEHTPETEEYGIRSFVFRSRVPFHPQRFWDFLHGSWKGVLRSKGFFWLATRMDITGVWAQAGGACSFEPAGLWWAALPRDEWPEDPEVRAEIQRELQGPYGDRRQELVFITQDADHEEIRRQLEKCLLTSRELERGPKGWTRLKDPFPAWEVVRTDDTTDEARGA from the coding sequence GTGAGTGCTCCCCTTCCGGACAAGCGCCTGCCGACCACCGTGCTCTCTGGCTTCCTCGGCGCGGGCAAGACGACGCTGCTCAACCACCTCCTCAACAACCGCGAGGGCCGGCGCGTCGCCGTCATCGTCAACGACATGAGCGAGGTGAACATCGATGCCCGGCTCATCCAGGGCGGCGCCTCGCTCAGCCGCGTGGACGAGAAGCTGGTGGAGCTGTCCAACGGCTGCATCTGCTGCACGCTCCGGGAGGATCTCCTCCAGGAGGTGGGTCGGCTCGCTCGAGAGGGGCGCTTCGACTACCTGATCATCGAGTCCACCGGCATCTCGGAGCCCCTGCCCGTGGCGGAGACCTTCACCTTCGCCGACGAGGCGGGCAGGAGCCTGTCCGACGTGGCGCGCCTGGACACGATGGTGACGGTGGTGGACGCCTTCAACTTCCTGAAGGACTGGGAGGGCGCAGACGGGCTCGCGGAGCGCGGGCTGGCCGCCGCCGAGGAGGATGAGCGGACCGTCGTGGACCTGCTGGTGGAGCAGGTGGAGTTCGCCGACGTCCTGGTGCTCAACAAGACGGACCTGGTCTCCCCGGAGGAGCTCGCGCGGCTCCAGGGCGTCCTGCGTAAGCTCAACCCGGAGGCGCGCCTGGTCCTGGCGGAGCGCGGGCGGGTGCCTCTCTCCGAGGTGCTCGACACGCGACGCTTCGACTTCGAGCGCGCACGTCGCGCTCCCGGCTGGCTCAAGGAGCTGCGCGGCGAGCACACGCCGGAGACGGAGGAATACGGCATCCGCAGCTTCGTCTTCCGCAGCCGGGTGCCGTTCCATCCCCAGCGCTTCTGGGACTTCCTGCATGGGAGCTGGAAGGGAGTACTGCGCAGCAAGGGCTTCTTCTGGCTCGCCACGCGCATGGACATCACCGGCGTGTGGGCCCAGGCCGGCGGCGCGTGCAGCTTCGAGCCCGCGGGGCTGTGGTGGGCCGCGCTGCCGCGCGACGAGTGGCCCGAGGATCCCGAGGTTCGCGCCGAGATCCAACGAGAGCTCCAGGGCCCCTACGGAGACCGCCGTCAGGAGCTCGTCTTCATCACGCAGGACGCGGACCACGAGGAGATCCGCCGCCAGCTCGAGAAGTGCCTGCTCACCTCGCGCGAGCTCGAGCGGGGGCCGAAGGGGTGGACACGGCTGAAGGATCCCTTCCCCGCCTGGGAGGTGGTGCGCACGGACGACACCACGGACGAGGCGAGGGGCGCGTGA
- the rpmG gene encoding 50S ribosomal protein L33, with protein MPKGNRTIVHLVSSAGTGYFYTTTKNKRKSQDKLQLKKYDPRVRKHVLFVEGKP; from the coding sequence ATGCCCAAGGGCAACCGAACCATCGTCCATCTCGTCTCCAGCGCCGGCACCGGCTACTTCTATACGACGACGAAGAACAAGCGGAAGTCGCAGGACAAGCTCCAGCTCAAGAAGTACGACCCCCGCGTGCGCAAGCACGTGCTGTTCGTGGAGGGCAAGCCGTGA
- a CDS encoding DUF5953 family protein — MTSIPVHSRRARQDRLTDTPLDLDNPAHLAALLRAYERFPEIGGRVTPG; from the coding sequence ATGACAAGCATACCGGTTCATTCCCGCCGCGCCCGGCAGGATCGACTCACGGATACGCCGCTTGATCTCGACAACCCCGCGCACCTCGCGGCGCTCTTGCGCGCGTATGAGCGCTTCCCGGAGATTGGCGGGCGCGTGACTCCGGGCTGA